In a genomic window of Chrysemys picta bellii isolate R12L10 chromosome 1, ASM1138683v2, whole genome shotgun sequence:
- the LOC135981732 gene encoding olfactory receptor 52E4-like, translating into MADFNLSLFDTSPFFLTGIPGLESAHIWISIPFSMFYIISLLGNFTILFVVSKEQTLHKPMYMLLCMLALTDIGLPTSVVPKALCIFWFNLTSITVGGCLTQMFFLYIFSGMQSAILMAMAFDRYVAICNPLRYTTILTNARIAKLALVGLLRALLIVLPMPLLLSRHPFCANRIIPNTYCNHIGITKISCVDTTVNRMYALVAVLVFVGIDLTIIAGSYILIIRALFRISSKQTHQKALNTCTAHIFVMLMFYPPFVFSTLTYRFGQGIAPQIHIMLANFYFVAPPMLNPIIYGVKTKEIRDKVFKYSCRM; encoded by the coding sequence ATGGCAGATTTCAACCTCTCCCTCTTTGACACTTCACCATTTTTCCTAACAGGCATCCCTGGCTTGGAATCTGCCCATAtctggatttccatccctttctctatGTTCTACATTATCAGCCTATTGGGAAATTTCACAATTCTGTTTGTTGTAAGCAAAGAGCAGACTCTGCACAAGCCCATGTAtatgctgctctgcatgctggcgcTCACAGACATTGGCCTGCCTACCTCCGTTGTGCCAAaagcactgtgtatattttggttcaatttgacCAGCATTACTGTGGgtggctgcctcacccagatgttcttccttTATATTTTTTCTGGTATGCAGTCAGCCATCCTCATGGCAATGGCCTTTGATCGCTATGTTGCCATATGTAACCCTCTGAGATACACCACCATCCTCACCAATGCCCGAATAGCTAAGCTAGCTCTAGTGGGTTTGTTAAGAGCTCTTCTCATTGTTCTGCCTATGCCTCTGCTCCTGAGCAGGCATCCATTCTGTGCCAACCGCATTATCCCAAACACATACTGCAATCACATAGGTATCACGAAGATTTCATGTGTGGACACCACAGTCAACAGGATGTACGCCTTGGTGGCAGTGCTTGTATTCGTTGGGATAGACCTGACGATCATTGCTGGGTCCTACATTCTGATAATCAGGGCCCTTTTCAGAATATCCTCAAAGCAAACCCACCAGAAAGCCCtcaacacctgcacagcccacatTTTTGTCATGTTGATGTTTTATCCTCCTTTCGTCTTCTCCACTCTGACATACCGGTTTGGTCAGGGCATTGCTCCCCAAATTCATATCATGTTGGCCAACTTCTATTTCGTTGCCCCCCCCATGCTCAACCCTATCATTTATGGGGTCAAAACCAAAGAGATTCGTGACAAAGTGTTCAAATACAGTTGCAGAATGTGA
- the LOC135972229 gene encoding olfactory receptor 52D1-like — protein sequence MAAFNLSPFDPSTFFLTGIPGLETAHIWISIPFSMFYIISLLGNFMVLFVVSKEQTLHKPMYLLLCMLALTDIGISTSVVPKALCIFWFNLNNITVGGCLTQMFFLHAVFAMQSAVLVTMAFDRYIAICNPLRYSTILTNTRIAKLGLVGLIRAVLIVMPLPLLLSRQPFCANRIIPNTYCDHIAVAKISCGDTTVNRMYALVVVLVCTGFDLTLIALSYILIIRAFFKISSKKTHQKALNTCTAHIFVMLMFYLPFIFSSLTHRYGQGIAPHVHIMLANLYFVVPPMLNPIIYGAKTKELRDKVCKYSWRR from the coding sequence ATGGCAGCTTTCAACCTCTCCCCCTTTGACCCTTCAACATTCTTCCTAACAGGCATCCCTGGCCTGGAAACTGCCCATAtctggatttccatccctttctctatGTTCTACATTATCAGCCTATTGGGAAATTTCATGGTTCTGTTTGTTGTAAGCAAAGAGCAAACCCTGCACAAGCCAATGTacctgctgctctgcatgctggcgcTCACAGACATTGGCATTTCTACCTCTGTTGTGCCAaaggcactgtgtatattttggttcaatcTGAACAACATTACTGTGGgtggctgcctcacccagatgttcttccttCATGCGGTTTTTGCTATGCAGTCAGCCGTCCTTGTGACAATGGCCTTTGATCGCTACATTGCCATATGTAACCCTCTGAGATATTCCACCATCCTCACCAACACACGGATAGCTAAGCTAGGTCTAGTGGGTTTGATAAGAGCTGTTCTCATTGTTATGCCCCTGCCTCTGCTCCTGAGTAGGCAGCCATTCTGTGCCAACCGCATTATCCCAAACACATACTGTGATCACATAGCTGTGGCGAAGATTTCATGTGGGGACACCACAGTCAACAGGATGTACGCCTTGGTGGTAGTGCTTGTATGCACTGGGTTCGACCTGACGCTCATTGCCCTGTCCTACATTCTGATAATCAGGGCCTTCTTCAAAATATCCTCAAAGAAAACCCACCAGAAAGCCCtcaacacctgcacagcccacatTTTTGTGATGTTGATGTTTTATCTTCCCTTCATCTTCTCTTCTCTGACACACCGTTATGGTCAGGGCATTGCTCCCCACGTTCATATCATGTTGGCCAACCTCTATTTTGTTGTCCCCCCCATGCTCAACCCTATCATTTATGGGGCCAAAACCAAAGAGCTTCGTGACAAAGTGTGCAAATATAGCTGGAGAAGGTGA